In Candidatus Vicinibacter proximus, the following are encoded in one genomic region:
- a CDS encoding WG repeat-containing protein — MNGKFGYINCKGKVVIKPSFEFAEDFIFGVAEVKVKNKKFYINRNGKKLKSSELISCVHTHLDSPYLIQDSLSLGIFKSIYEKTIAKLLLSEVDSLYLIGQILIARKNNKFAVYDLMIRDTTPIAHIRKTEFKYDSIKFFKCNDNDGKLQENIALKENSFWGMILLNFKNEIIEPKYLYISGINGHYALVEFENGNFGYIDIYGKEYFYRNENFNGH, encoded by the coding sequence ATAAATGGAAAGTTTGGTTATATTAATTGTAAGGGTAAGGTTGTTATTAAACCTAGCTTTGAATTTGCAGAAGATTTTATCTTTGGTGTTGCTGAGGTAAAGGTGAAAAATAAGAAATTTTATATTAATCGAAACGGTAAAAAACTTAAATCAAGTGAATTAATTAGTTGTGTTCATACTCACCTTGATTCCCCATACTTAATACAAGATAGTCTGTCATTAGGTATTTTCAAGTCTATTTATGAGAAAACTATCGCAAAGCTTTTGCTTTCTGAAGTTGATTCATTATATTTAATTGGTCAAATATTAATAGCAAGGAAAAATAATAAATTTGCTGTGTATGATTTAATGATAAGAGATACAACTCCAATTGCTCATATTCGAAAAACAGAATTTAAATATGATTCTATCAAGTTCTTTAAATGTAATGATAATGATGGAAAACTTCAAGAAAATATTGCTTTAAAGGAAAATTCGTTTTGGGGAATGATACTTTTAAATTTTAAAAATGAAATAATAGAACCAAAATACTTATATATAAGTGGTATTAATGGGCACTACGCATTAGTTGAATTCGAAAACGGAAATTTTGGCTATATAGATATTTATGGAAAGGAATATTTTTATAGAAATGAAAACTTTAACGGCCACTAA